In Rutidosis leptorrhynchoides isolate AG116_Rl617_1_P2 chromosome 2, CSIRO_AGI_Rlap_v1, whole genome shotgun sequence, one genomic interval encodes:
- the LOC139891671 gene encoding haloacid dehalogenase-like hydrolase domain-containing protein Sgpp, which produces MTVSSDISENSKSAFTALAPLEAVLFDVDGTLCDSDPIHHIAFQEMLQEIGFNNGVPIDEEYFIQNIAGKHNDDIAAVLFPDDIERGLKFCEDKEAYFRKLVKEKVEPIKGLYKLTKWVEDHGLKRAAVTNAPRPNAELMISTLGLTDFFHVVIIGGECEHAKPAPDPYLKALEVLNVSKEHTFICEDSVSGIKAGVAAGMPVVGLTTRNPESMLLTANPTLLIENYEDPKLWAVLDELDKKATEA; this is translated from the exons ATGACGGTGTCTTCTGATATTTCTGAAAACAG CAAATCTGCATTTACAGCACTTGCTCCACTTGAAGCAGTATTGTTTGATGTTGATGGAACCCTTTGTGATTCGGATCCCATTCATCACATTGCTTTTCAAGAAATGCTTCAAGAG atTGGTTTCAACAATGGAGTCCCTATAGATGAAGAATACTTTATTCAGAATATTGCTGGAAAACATAATGATGATATTGCGGCTGTCCTTTTTCCCGATGATATCGAAAGGGGTTTAAAGTTTTGCGAAGACAAAGAAGCGTATTTTAGAAA ATTGGTGAAGGAAAAGGTTGAGCCGATAAAGGGATTATACAAATTAACCAAATGGGTTGAAGATCATGGGTTGAAACGTGCTGCTGTTACTAATGCCCCGAGGCCAAATGCTGAGTTGATGATTTCGACTCTTGGTCTTACTGATTTCTTCCATGTGGTTATTATTGGTGGTGAATGTGAGCATGCTAAACCAGCTCCTGATCCTTACTTAAAGGCTCTTGAAGTTCTCAATGTGTCTAAAGAGCATACTTTTATCTGTGAG GATTCGGTATCTGGGATCAAGGCTGGTGTGGCGGCCGGAATGCCAGTTGTCGGCTTAACGACTAGAAATCCCGAGTCGATGCTATTGACAGCTAACCCTACGCTTCTTATTGAAAATTATGAAGATCCGAAACTTTGGGCAGTTTTAGACGAGCTCGACAAAAAGGCAACTGaagcttaa